The stretch of DNA AAGCTTCGGCTTAAAGGAACTCGCTTTCAGGTAGAATTCATGGTGTATCCGATGGGGTTTGAACGATTCCCCAACGGTTAGGAAAAGAATCGACCCATCCAACCCCGGCCCGTTCCATCCAATAGAGCGGGATGTCCTCCTTGCAGATCTTTCGATATCCATCGTCAAAGGAACGCCCCGACACCCAACCGGCTTCCTCCCCCCATTCCGTTTGACTCCCGGCCTCTTCCGGTGGCACAATAGCCCTCATGTCCCATCTTAAAGATCAAGTCGCGCTCGTGACCGGGGGAAGCAGCGGGATCGGGTTGGCCGTCGCCCGGGCGGCCCTGTCCGAAGGGATGCGCGTGGCCGTCGCCGGGCGAAATAAAGATAAACTCTCCCGCGCGCGGGCGGCCTTGGAGAAGGAAGCCCAGGGGAAGGACCGGGTCCTCGCGATCCCGGCCGACGTCTCCGTGGCCTCCCAGGTCGAGGCGATGGTCCGTCAGACGGTTGACGCCTGGGGCCGGGTCGACCTCCTGGTCAACAACGCCGGCACCGCTCAATGGAGCTCCATCGAGGAGACGGCGGAGGCCGATTGGGACCGGACCCTGGGGATCAATCTGAAGGGAACCTTCCTCTACACGAAGGCCGTGTTGCCGGTTATGAAGCGGCAGCGCTCCGGATACATCGTGAACATCTCGTCCTTGGCCGGGAAGGAGGGCATGGCGGGCGCGGGGGCGTACTCCGCGTCCAAGTTCGGCATGATCGGCCTGACCGAGAGCCTCCTGGCGGAGGCGATCGGACACGGGGTCCGGGCCACCGCCATCTGCCCGGCCTATGTCGACACGCCGATGGTGGAGGACGCCCCGGTCCCCAGGGAGGAGATGATCCCGCCGGGGGACATCGGGAAGATCATCATCGGACTCCTCCACCTTGCGTCGGTCACCGTAATCAAGGAAATCGTGGTCCGGCGGCGCGGCGCGATCGATTAAGCGCTCAGAGGCCGTTTCCCGCGATTTTGTTCCGGCCGCTGCGGGATGAGCGATCCGTCACAGCAACGCCGCAATCTTGCGGCATACGACGTCCGGGTCCTTCACGCCCGCCAGCCGCTCATGGGTTCCATCCTTAAAATACAACAGCACATCGCCGCATCCCAGGAGCCGGTCCAGGGGACCCTGAAGCTCGCGGACCGAGGCGATCGTCGAAATCGGAAAGGACCGTTCCCCTTCCCCCAAGAAGCCCTCCGACCGGGAAACGGCCCCGCGCGTGACCCGGTAGCGGGTGGTCCGGCGCAGGAACAGGGCCAGGGCGACCAGCATCGCGATACCGGCCAGATGGATCACCATACTTTCAAGGTATCCCATCCGCAGCGAAATCCATCCGCGGACGCCGAGTATGGCGACGAAGAACCAGAGGAAGAAGTAGTAACCCAGCGCGGGGCGTCCCTCCCAGACCGGCGGCTCCCCGCCCACCGATGCGTCCATGGACGGCAGATTATAACCTTTGTTGCGCCGTGTCAAGCGCCGCCCGCCCCCCTACAACCCCTCCACGCGGCCGTCCGGAAAAACGCGGAAGCGGAAGACAAAGAATCCGTCTTGATTGACCACGGCGGAACGGAACCGCAGGTCGTGGACGCTCACCACAATCGAATCCTTGGAGGAGAGGTCGGCCAGGGCCGTTTCGTCTTCCACCGTCCAGACCGGCGCCTTGAAGAACCACTCCAGCCGTCGCCCCAGGACCGTCGCGCGGGCCGACTCCACGGCGGAATTACCGAGGGCTGTCTGCTCCTGGCCGACAAAGTCGATCTTCTCCGCCAGGGTGTGGATCAGATAAATCCGGTAGGTGTCGCCGATGCGGACCACGCCCCGCCAGCGGTGCGGACCCAGAGGCTCGGGAAAGACGTAGCTGAACTCGGGACGCGCCGTGAGTTTCGACGATTCCGACGCGAGCGCCCGCCGGGCGATCATCCGGTTGCCCTCGCAAAAGAGGATGTAGACCGCGACGCCCGTCATCGCGATCCGGGACATTAAGACGAGATGCGGCCGAAGCCGGCGGGAGACGGCCAGCAGCAAGGGCGCGGCCAGAAGGCCGGTCAGGATAAAATCGATGATAAAGATGATCGCCAGCTCCGGCCGCCGGTCGCTCAACGGCCAGAGCAGCACCACGCCGAAGGAATTCACCAGGTCGAAAAACAGATGGACGTAGGCCCCCAGAAGGACGAGTCCGAGCAGGCGGCCAAAACCCGTCTCAGGGTAGAAGCGCCGGAGGATCAGCGCAAGACCCAGGGACCACAATGGAAGCAGAAAGACGGAGTGGCCGAAGGTCCGCCGCATCAGGATGGCGGTCGGATCGCCCGTGAGATGAACGACGGCGTCGATGTCCGGGAGGTTCGAGGCCAGCGCGAGGACGGGAACGGCCGGGGAACCGATCCGCTTCCGGAACAAGGCGTTGGCCAACCCGACGCCGACCAGGGTGTGCGTGACCGGATCCATCCGTTTACGGACGGGTGGTCTGGATAAATTGCTGATAGAGCCGGCGGGTCGTCCGGCCGGGCCGCCCGTCACCGATCGCCCGCCCGTCCACCTTGACGACCGGCAGGATCTCGGTGGTCGTGCCGGTCAGGAAGACCTCCTCGGCGCCGAGCAGATCCGCCAGCGTGATCCCCTTTTCGATCACCGGATCGCGGGCCTCTCGGGCCAGGCCGATCGTAAGGTCCCGCGTGATTCCGGGCAGGATGAACGGGCCGTTCGGCGGGGTGACGATCCGGCCGCCGATCACGGCAAAGACGTTGGACCCGGCCCCTTCCAGGACCAGCCCGTCCCGCACGAAGAGCGCCTCGAAGGCTCCGGACGAACGGGCCTTCTGTCGGGCCATGATGTTGGGAAGGAGATTGATCGATTTGATGTCGCAACGGCCCCATCGAAGGTCCGGCACCGTGATCACCGAGGCCCCCTTTTCATGGAGCGGGGCCGGAAGCGGCGTCAGCTTCCGGACCGTGACGATCACGCTGGGCCGGGTTTGCTTTGGAAAGGAATGATCCCTGGGGGCCGTCCCCCGCGTGATCTGGACATAAAGCTTTGCATCCGGGTAGCCGCTTTTGGCGTGGGCTTTTTCCAGGATCGCTTTCCAGCGGGATTTTGAATAGGCCATCGAAAGCCCGAGCGCCTCGGCGCTCTGCTCGAGCCGCCGGAGGTGATCGTCGATATGAAAGACCCGGCCGCCGTAGGTCCGGATCAGCTCGTAGATGCCGTCGCCGAATTGAAACCCGCGGTCCTCCACCGAGACGCGGGCCTGCGTCAGGGGCATGAATCGTCCGTTCACAAACGCGATGTTGGGCACCGTTCCTCCGCTCTCAGACTGGATCCTGTTTCTTTCTCATCAATACGTCCCAGAAGACATACAAGCCGTCGCCCCGTTCCTCGATCTTCAAAATGTCGAACTGTTTTCCGAACAGCCTCTTGAAGTCCCCTTTCCTGAAAAACCGGTCGTAATGGCCCCGGTGGACCAGCCAGTTTCGGCTGCGTTTTTCATCCGGATGGTGCTTGAACCGCGTCGAAAAACAGGACAGGATCAGATGGCCGCCGGGCTTCAGGCGCGGCAGAACACTACTAAAGTAACGACGCGTGTCGGCGATCTTCACATGGTGCAGGCAGCCGTAATCGATGATCGCATCGAAGGCGTTCGCGGGAAACGACAGCCGGAACGCGTCGCCGACCATGAAGCGGAACCGGCCCCGGACTTTTTGCCCCCGCGAAAAGGCCCGCGCCCGGCGGATCGCGAGCGGCTGATAATCCAGTCCCACGACGTCAAACCCTTCCCGCGCGCAGGCCACCGTGTGCCGGCCCTCCCCGCAGCCCAGGTCCAGAATCCGCCCTCGGCCGGAATCGAGCGATTTCCGTATTCGAGGGATCGCGCGCAGGACGAACGGGGTCGGACCGACGGTCGGCCAGCCGTGACTTCCGCTCTCGTACGCCTTCTCGAAATACTTTTTCTGTTTTTGATACAATCCCACGGCTCGATCGTCCCTTAAAGTACCGGCCCAGTGTAGCGCGCCGCCCCGACCGCGTCAAGAGCGAAGGCTCCCGGACACGTCCGCCCCGGATCAATCCGGCTTCTCATCCATCCGATCCTCAGATCCGGCCCGGATTCGAGAATGCGCTTCCATCGAAACCCCTCCACGCCGGGTCGCATCGGACCGAGGCGAAGTCGTCATGCGGATAAATGAAAACATCGGCCCTTGGGCTTCGGCTACATTCACCGTGGACCTGCGGAAAAAAGAACGGCGCACCCCGGGGGGTAATCCAGGGCGCGCCGTAAACAAGAACCGCCGACGAAGCGCCGCTCGGTTCTTGGGGGTTATTGGAACGAAAACCGCATTGGTTTTTTGGAAGGCCGGGATCGCCGTTCCAGCACCGTCACCCTCTCGTTTCCTGCTCGCAAGATAAAATCCTTCCAATTTTCCCGGAACGGGACTCCCTCTCAATTGTCCCGTTCGTACACCCCTGTCGATCGGTCCGATTGAACTTTCGTCCCATAAAATTCGGATCCGGTCGGCACGGATTCCCGGCGAACCGCATTCGGTCCGGCCCGTCGGGCCAAAGAAGGCCGCCATTCGGCGATGCAAGGCGAAGGTGCTTATGGAATGATCGAATTATCTTAACGTAGGAGCTATCGTAGCACAGCCCGGAGCGTTGGACAACAACTATTTTGTGTACGAACTATATGTATTTGTTATACAAAATAAAAGGCGATGGAGCGGGTCCCGTTCGCGGGGATTTTGAATGGAGAAGACAAGGTCCGGCTTCACGGCCCTTCCGGAGGGTGCGGCCTTAGTAATTCACGATGAAGTTGAAGGCCTCGGGGGTGCCGACGCCGGTCGTCTGGTCGTAGCCGGGCCCGGCCGAGAAATCGCCGTTGCTTCCGGCGCTGACGTCATGATAGGCGCTCGAGCCGCACAGTTGGTAGAGGCGGAGGCCGGGATTCCCCAGTCCGGCCCCGCCGTTCTTCTGGACCAGCTCGGCGAAGAACCCGGCCCACTGGGGCGCGGCGTCGCTGGTGCCGCCGACAATGTTCCACGTTCCGTTGTTGAGGACGTAGTTTCCATACTGATTGGGATCCGCCTCGAGGCTCACGTCGGGCACGTCGCGCGCGCCGTCCGCCGGGACGTTGCAGCCGGTCTGCCAGCTCGGCTTGACGAAGACGGCGCTCCTTCCCCCTCCGCCGCCGCTCCACGCCGTCTCCGAGCCGTAGCCGCCGCAGGGAGGACTGCCGGAGGTCATCCCGGAGGCGCAGGTCGCCGAGGTGCCGCCGACCCCCACGATGTGGGGCGAGTTGGCCGGGTGGTCGACCGTGACGGTCGAGGTGCCGCAGTCCCGGGAGCCGTTGTCGCCCGAGGCTGCGAACCAGCTCTGGCCGATCGCGTTGCCGTTGGCGAAGATGTTGTCGTCGGTGGTCTGGGTGCCCGCGGAGATCCCGGTCTCGCAAGCGCCCCAGCTCGTGCTCACGATGTGGCCGGGGTTGTCCGAGACGATCCGGTTGTACATCACCGCA from Nitrospiria bacterium encodes:
- a CDS encoding methyltransferase domain-containing protein, with translation MGLYQKQKKYFEKAYESGSHGWPTVGPTPFVLRAIPRIRKSLDSGRGRILDLGCGEGRHTVACAREGFDVVGLDYQPLAIRRARAFSRGQKVRGRFRFMVGDAFRLSFPANAFDAIIDYGCLHHVKIADTRRYFSSVLPRLKPGGHLILSCFSTRFKHHPDEKRSRNWLVHRGHYDRFFRKGDFKRLFGKQFDILKIEERGDGLYVFWDVLMRKKQDPV
- a CDS encoding SDR family oxidoreductase, which encodes MSHLKDQVALVTGGSSGIGLAVARAALSEGMRVAVAGRNKDKLSRARAALEKEAQGKDRVLAIPADVSVASQVEAMVRQTVDAWGRVDLLVNNAGTAQWSSIEETAEADWDRTLGINLKGTFLYTKAVLPVMKRQRSGYIVNISSLAGKEGMAGAGAYSASKFGMIGLTESLLAEAIGHGVRATAICPAYVDTPMVEDAPVPREEMIPPGDIGKIIIGLLHLASVTVIKEIVVRRRGAID
- a CDS encoding metal-dependent hydrolase, which encodes MDPVTHTLVGVGLANALFRKRIGSPAVPVLALASNLPDIDAVVHLTGDPTAILMRRTFGHSVFLLPLWSLGLALILRRFYPETGFGRLLGLVLLGAYVHLFFDLVNSFGVVLLWPLSDRRPELAIIFIIDFILTGLLAAPLLLAVSRRLRPHLVLMSRIAMTGVAVYILFCEGNRMIARRALASESSKLTARPEFSYVFPEPLGPHRWRGVVRIGDTYRIYLIHTLAEKIDFVGQEQTALGNSAVESARATVLGRRLEWFFKAPVWTVEDETALADLSSKDSIVVSVHDLRFRSAVVNQDGFFVFRFRVFPDGRVEGL
- a CDS encoding PH domain-containing protein, with product MTRRNKGYNLPSMDASVGGEPPVWEGRPALGYYFFLWFFVAILGVRGWISLRMGYLESMVIHLAGIAMLVALALFLRRTTRYRVTRGAVSRSEGFLGEGERSFPISTIASVRELQGPLDRLLGCGDVLLYFKDGTHERLAGVKDPDVVCRKIAALL
- the dat gene encoding D-amino-acid transaminase; translation: MPNIAFVNGRFMPLTQARVSVEDRGFQFGDGIYELIRTYGGRVFHIDDHLRRLEQSAEALGLSMAYSKSRWKAILEKAHAKSGYPDAKLYVQITRGTAPRDHSFPKQTRPSVIVTVRKLTPLPAPLHEKGASVITVPDLRWGRCDIKSINLLPNIMARQKARSSGAFEALFVRDGLVLEGAGSNVFAVIGGRIVTPPNGPFILPGITRDLTIGLAREARDPVIEKGITLADLLGAEEVFLTGTTTEILPVVKVDGRAIGDGRPGRTTRRLYQQFIQTTRP